In one window of Cheilinus undulatus linkage group 23, ASM1832078v1, whole genome shotgun sequence DNA:
- the LOC121505760 gene encoding uncharacterized protein LOC121505760, protein MNTHVNWTHEETRALISVWSEKKIQFGLGESVRNERVYGEVSNRLAAMGMSRSAKQCRDKIKKLKLEYRRIRKQGEETGDFTNYFRWYDALDSILGENRLKREDAEQTATIIQKIRISDVETDSTLTTETPGRYSNAAMTCNETPSPTNSQQDSGFYSIQANVLDGPSASASVMSTAMKTSLRDSRWCSWSKREVQALLTLWANPAVQEELLLNVRNNQVYTRLSAALESLGFSKTPQKCREKIKKLKQDYKRLKTSEGIGKQRTRTVWFSIMDDVLGSKAGASRFLDTTEGLLLRQTHPPMDVNNTDDTTWLPDEVQVLLTLWAQPNIQKQLLNTANNAQVFTYLSSELALVGFNKTPHQCSVKVNQLKEEYRQIKDTESDGDNKGNWFVILDGVLGPGRGASEEDSSAVLKQTTSSQQEKVSTQAVWTSDEVKVLLTRWAGESIQEQLRSDPTTERVFAQLSSDLATQGFDKTTSQCRSKIGLLKEKYRRVKEHKDSKTQKGGWFSVMDKVLGRGMSEDETKQAEVRHSDTFQQTSHGEISDTERQVLDHSLSVSSLCLLVPSLRLMCAFAWQVIQCCNVMHYGKVEELVRVVAELAPELLTPREKAQILLRLRARTVLELCRKDSTANPLRIQPHLTVIKNLTTGCMCDQEEREELENSKSNFVEVIQRLLEDTEERRIFFKEVFPVYYGHQYEAILQTLVWKFISRLDNLLPVPDIKQTAEWLSSVPSVMEECGRLVLDSDQLKALLNFHQQQSGVTTTSYFQNQNLFLPRLCLPPKPNKKLPTEQQEFSAGGEDGRPFYCSEDEEAGERNQTYFPPTLEGHDKEDEGTEMKDEQMEDLTRDFFNHSTLKLQTCSLCSYSHGKVSGLLQHIREVHLNQEPSSLQSKEADTDQSKPEAGSSEIKCRGNTCEFCGKVFKFVSTLQSHMKTHTLPFCCDKCDKKYASMASLYVHQRNHTGETPYLCSHCGRGFKTSHSLSSHISIHTGERRYKCHICGKTSIQHLTRHMRMHRGEKNFLCTECGKAFLSSGELRLHTRYHTGERPYKCKYCEKRFVAKCFLTVHMRSHTGECPYKCTMCPKAFHTLRAQKKHMKIHSDSKSFQCLKCGKIFRQKDTYKMHLQTHEKE, encoded by the exons ATGAACACCCACGTGAACTGGACTCATGAGGAGACTAGGGCACTCATCTCTGTGTGGTCTGAGAAGAAAATTCAGTTCGGACTTGGAGAATCTGTCAGAAATGAGAGAGTCTATGGAGAAGTGTCTAACCGACTGGCTGCCATGGGGATGTCTCGCTCTGCTAAACAATGTAGAGACAAGATAAAGAAGCTAAAACTAGAATACAGGAGAATAAGGAAACAAGGTGAAGAAACTGGAGATTTCACAAATTACTTCAGGTGGTACGATGCTTTGGATTCTATCTTGGGTGAAAACAGACTCAAAAGAGAAGATGCTGAGCAGACAGCTACCATAATACAGAAAATCAGGATTTCTGATGTGGAAACAG ATTCAACCCTAACAACAGAAACTCCTGGACGCTACAGCAACGCCGCCATGACTTGCAATGAAACACCTTCACCCACAAACAGTCAACAAGACTCAGGTTTTTACTCCATTCAAGCAAATGTTTTAGACGGTCCGTCTGCAAGTGCATCAGTGATGTCCACTGCCATGAAAACATCACTCAGAG ATTCACGCTGGTGCTCCTGGTCAAAAAGAGAGGTCCAAGCTTTGTTGACACTCTGGGCCAATCCTGCTGTTCAAGAAGAACTCCTCCTCAATGTGAGGAATAACCAGGTTTATACTCGCCTCAGTGCTGCACTGGAGTCCCTTGGGTTCAGTAAAACCCCTCAAAAGTGCAGGGAGAAAATCAAAAAACTAAAGCAGGATTATAAAAGACTGAAAACCAGTGAAGGCATTGGGAAGCAGAGAACCCGGACTGTTTGGTTTTCCATCATGGATGATGTTCTCGGCTCCAAGGCTGGTGCTTCAAGATTTTTAGATACAACAGAGGGCTTGCTGCTTCGCCAGACACATCCTCCAATGGATGTAAACAATACAG ATGACACCACGTGGCTGCCCGATGAAGTCCAAGTGCTGCTTACCCTCTGGGCTCAACCCAACATTCAAAAACAGCTTCTTAACACAGCAAATAACGCTCAAGTCTTCACGTACCTCAGCAGTGAACTTGCATTGGTAGGCTTTAACAAGACACCACATCAGTGCAGTGTTAAAGTGAATCAACTTAAAGAGGAGTACAGACAAATCAAAGACACTGAATCAGATGGGGACAATAAAGGCAACTGGTTTGTTATTTTGGATGGTGTCCTCGGCCCAGGCAGAGGAGCTTCTGAAGAGGATTCATCTGCTGTGCTGAAACAAACTACATCATCACAACAagagaaag TGTCAACCCAGGCTGTCTGGACATCAGATGAGGTCAAAGTGCTGCTCACTCGCTGGGCAGGGGAGAGCATCCAGGAGCAGCTCAGATCTGATCCAACAACTGAGAGAGTGTTTGCTCAGCTGAGCTCCGACCTTGCCACGCAGGGTTTTGATAAGACCACCAGCCAATGCAGGTCAAAGATAGGACTGTTGAAAGAAAAGTACAGGAGAGTTAAGGAACACAAGGActccaaaacacaaaaaggaggatggTTTTCCGTCATGGATAAAGTCCTTGGTCGTGGAATGTCAGAGGATGAGACCAAACAAGCAGAAGTCAGACATTCGGACACATTTCAGCAGACTTCACATGGAGAGATTTCTGATACAGAGAGACAAGTCTTAG ATCACAGCTTGTCCGTCTCATCACTGTGTCTCCTGGTTCCCTCTCTGCGTCTGATGTGCGCCTTCGCCTGGCAGGTCATCCAGTGTTGTAATGTGATGCATTATGGGAAGGTAGAGGAGCTGGTGAGGGTGGTAGCAGAGCTGGCTCCAGAGCTGCTGACACCTAGAGAGAAAGCACAAATCCTGCTTCGACTAAGGGCTCGG ACGGTGTTGGAATTGTGTCGTAAGGACAGCACAGCCAACCCGTTGAGGATCCAGCCCCACCTGACGGTCATTAAGAACCTCACAACTGGCTGCATGTGTGATCAGGAG GAGcgggaggagctggaaaattcCAAGTCAAATTTTGTGGAGGTCATTCAGAGACTGCTAGAAGACACAGAGGAAAGGAGGATATTTTTCAAG GAAGTCTTTCCGGTCTATTATGGTCACCAATATGAAGCCATATTACAGACATTAGTCTGGAAGTTCATCTCTAGACTTGATAACCTGCTGCCTGTTCCCGATATAAAACAG ACTGCAGAGTGGCTCAGCTCTGTCCCCTCTGTCATGGAGGAATGTGGACGTCTGGTGTTGGACTCTGATCAGCTGAAGGCCCTCCTGAATTTTCACCAGCAACAATCAGGAGTCACAACAACAT CCTACTTCCAAAATcaaaacctgtttttgccaagaCTTTGTCTTCCtccaaaaccaaacaaaaaacttCCCACGGAGCAACAGGAGTTTTCTGCAGGTGGCGAGGATGGAAGACCCTTTTATTGTAGTGAGGACGAGGAAGCTGGAGAGAGAAACCAAACGTATTTTCCACCAACTTTGGAAGGTCATGACAAAGAAGATGAAGGGACAGAGATGAAAGATGAGCAAATGGAAGACCTCACTAGGG ATTTCTTCAATCATTCGACTTTAAAACTGCAGACCTGCTCTCTGTGTTCCTACTCACACGGCAAAGTGTCAGGTCTACTGCAGCACATCAGAGAGGTTCATCTCAATCAGGAACCCAGCAGCCTTCAGTCAAAAGAAGCCGATACGGATCAATCAAAGCCTGAAGCCGGCTCTTCTGAGATCAAATGCAGGGGAAACACTTGTGAGTTCTGCGGGAAGGTCTTCAAGTTTGTGTCCACTCTGCAGAGCCACATGAAAACTCACACGTTGCCGTTCTGCTGcgacaaatgtgacaaaaaatacgCATCTATGGCGTCCCTGTATGTGCACCAGCGGAATCACACGGGTGAGACGCCGTATCTGTGCTCCCATTGTGGTCGAGGCTTCAAGACTTCACACAGCCTCAGCTCACACATCAGTATTCATACAGGAGAGAGACGCTACAAGTGCCACATCTGTGGGAAGACTTCCATCCAGCATCTCACCAGGCACATGCGCATGCACCGCGGGGAGAAGAACTTCCTGTGCACAGAATGTGGGAAAGCTTTTCTCTCCTCTGGAGAACTGAGGCTGCACACGAGGTATCACACCGGCGAGCGTCCGTACAAATGCAAATACTGCGAGAAAAGATTCGTAGCTAAGTGCTTTTTGACGGTTCACATGCGCAGTCATACGGGGGAGTGTCCCTATAAGTGTACAATGTGTCCAAAAGCTTTTCACACTTTGAGAGCgcagaaaaaacacatgaagataCACTCAGACTCAAAGTCTTTCCAGTGTTTGAAGTGTGGTAAGATATTCAGGCAAAAGGACACTTATAAAATGCACCttcaaacacatgaaaaagagTGA